Proteins from a genomic interval of Marmoricola sp. OAE513:
- a CDS encoding MFS transporter has protein sequence MTQTAAPQETRNGGLALAVICVAQLMVILDATVVNVALPSIRDDLDFSLDNLTWVVTAYSLTFGGLLLFGGRTGDLFGRRRMFMIGIGLFGAASLVGGFATSEAMLIAARAAQGAGGAIAAPTALALLATTFTEPAARARAFGVFAAMGASGGALGLLLGGVLTDYASWRWALFINAPIGALVLFLTPRVLDESQGSGKKLDLPGAIAVTAGMSTLVYGLTKASTDGWDSTTTIVTLSIAAALLVAFILIEHFSTHPLMPFRIFADRNRTGAYLIMLFLAGAMFTTFYFLAQYQQNVHGWSPFRTGLGFLPMPATIMFMSIVVVRRLIPKVGIRPFLTVGPLLAVVAMISMSRLEPDSSYWQFLGSLLLLGLGMGCSFVPLTMTAVNGVAPHETGIASALLNTGQQVGGAIGLAAFGTVFAHGADDRFAELGARASTAVGQHEVFVAGQQDAFRAAIVVAVLALVSSLALIRVNKVAPPTPAATPALAAD, from the coding sequence ATGACACAAACAGCTGCACCCCAGGAGACCCGCAACGGCGGGCTTGCCCTGGCCGTGATCTGCGTCGCGCAGCTCATGGTCATCCTCGACGCCACCGTCGTGAACGTCGCGCTGCCGAGCATCCGCGACGACCTCGACTTCTCCCTCGACAACCTCACCTGGGTCGTCACGGCGTACTCGCTCACCTTCGGCGGACTGCTGCTCTTCGGCGGCCGCACCGGCGACCTGTTCGGTCGACGTCGCATGTTCATGATCGGCATCGGACTCTTCGGGGCCGCGTCCCTGGTCGGCGGGTTCGCCACCAGCGAGGCGATGCTCATCGCCGCCCGTGCGGCGCAGGGTGCCGGTGGAGCCATCGCCGCTCCGACCGCACTGGCGCTTCTCGCCACCACCTTCACCGAGCCGGCCGCACGCGCTCGTGCCTTCGGTGTCTTCGCTGCCATGGGCGCCTCGGGCGGTGCGCTCGGCCTGCTTCTCGGTGGCGTCCTGACCGACTACGCCAGCTGGCGCTGGGCTCTCTTCATCAACGCCCCGATCGGCGCACTGGTGCTGTTCCTGACCCCGCGGGTGCTCGACGAGTCGCAGGGCTCGGGAAAGAAGCTCGACCTGCCGGGCGCCATCGCCGTGACCGCCGGCATGTCGACCCTGGTCTACGGGCTCACCAAGGCCTCGACCGACGGCTGGGACTCGACCACCACGATCGTGACGCTCTCGATCGCCGCCGCCCTGCTGGTCGCGTTCATCCTGATCGAGCACTTCTCGACCCACCCGCTGATGCCGTTCCGGATCTTCGCGGACCGCAACCGCACCGGCGCGTACCTGATCATGCTGTTCCTGGCCGGCGCGATGTTCACGACGTTCTACTTCCTCGCCCAGTACCAGCAGAACGTGCACGGCTGGAGCCCGTTCCGCACCGGACTCGGATTCCTGCCGATGCCCGCGACGATCATGTTCATGTCGATCGTCGTCGTACGGCGTCTCATCCCCAAGGTCGGCATCCGTCCGTTCCTCACCGTCGGCCCGCTGCTGGCCGTCGTCGCGATGATCTCGATGTCACGGCTGGAGCCCGACAGCAGCTACTGGCAGTTCCTCGGCTCGCTGCTGCTGCTCGGCCTCGGCATGGGCTGCAGCTTCGTCCCGCTGACGATGACCGCGGTCAACGGGGTCGCGCCGCACGAGACCGGGATCGCCTCGGCGCTGCTCAACACCGGCCAGCAGGTCGGCGGCGCCATCGGGCTGGCCGCGTTCGGCACGGTCTTCGCGCACGGCGCAGACGACCGGTTCGCGGAGCTCGGAGCCCGCGCCAGCACAGCCGTGGGTCAGCACGAGGTCTTCGTGGCCGGTCAGCAGGACGCGTTCCGGGCCGCGATCGTGGTGGCTGTCCTGGCGCTGGTCTCGTCCTTGGCGCTGATCCGGGTCAACAAGGTCGCGCCGCCGACGCCGGCCGCAACGCCTGCGCTCGCGGCCGACTGA
- a CDS encoding GDSL-type esterase/lipase family protein produces MTVRLAVLGDSIAWGQGAARQQDRLAPRLEAGLSVRGFDAETRVYAVPGARSSGLTSQVAAAQAWQPDLAVVVIGANDLTHLEATGLAVEALRTAVRSLRVAGVEVVVAPAPDLSSVPHVPPFLRDTVRAASDAFRAQQVAAVLAEGGHVADADRYTARAFAADPALFSADRFHPSSAGYAVIAESILPALVDAARAHAART; encoded by the coding sequence GTGACGGTGCGACTGGCGGTACTGGGTGACTCGATCGCGTGGGGCCAGGGCGCCGCGCGGCAGCAGGACCGGCTGGCGCCCCGCCTCGAGGCCGGCTTGTCCGTCCGGGGCTTCGACGCGGAGACCAGGGTCTACGCGGTCCCGGGCGCGCGAAGCTCAGGGTTGACGTCGCAGGTGGCAGCGGCACAGGCATGGCAACCGGACCTTGCTGTCGTCGTGATCGGGGCCAACGACCTCACCCACCTCGAGGCAACGGGGCTCGCTGTCGAGGCGCTGCGCACCGCGGTGCGGTCGCTACGGGTCGCGGGTGTCGAGGTCGTGGTCGCTCCGGCTCCGGACCTGAGCTCGGTCCCGCACGTGCCGCCGTTCCTGCGCGACACCGTCCGCGCGGCCTCCGACGCGTTCCGGGCGCAGCAGGTTGCAGCCGTGCTGGCGGAGGGCGGGCACGTCGCGGACGCGGACCGGTACACGGCACGGGCGTTCGCCGCCGACCCGGCGCTGTTCTCGGCCGACCGTTTCCACCCGTCGAGCGCGGGTTACGCCGTCATCGCCGAGTCGATACTTCCGGCCCTCGTCGACGCCGCTCGCGCGCACGCTGCTCGGACCTAG
- a CDS encoding DinB family protein, whose amino-acid sequence MDIIAETYTVHVAEEREQLDAFLTTYRRALNESLDGLTEDEARAQLVPSKTTLLGLVKHAAYVEQVWFVETLTGTPRADLGLPPTVDDSYDLDPEDTIAGIQARHREVADASARAVAGMPLETVLTGHPRIAEVTLRWVLLHVVRELAQHVGHAEILREQVLAARSG is encoded by the coding sequence GTGGACATCATCGCCGAGACCTACACCGTGCACGTCGCCGAGGAGCGCGAGCAGCTCGACGCCTTCCTGACGACGTACCGGCGCGCCCTCAACGAGTCGCTGGACGGCCTGACCGAGGACGAGGCCCGCGCGCAGCTGGTGCCCTCGAAGACCACGCTGCTGGGCCTGGTCAAGCACGCGGCGTACGTCGAGCAGGTCTGGTTCGTCGAGACCCTCACCGGGACGCCGCGCGCCGACCTCGGCCTGCCCCCGACGGTCGACGACTCCTACGACCTCGATCCCGAGGACACGATCGCCGGCATCCAGGCCCGGCACCGCGAGGTGGCGGACGCCTCGGCACGGGCGGTCGCCGGCATGCCGCTGGAGACGGTGCTGACCGGCCACCCGCGCATCGCGGAAGTCACCCTCCGCTGGGTGCTGCTGCACGTCGTGCGCGAGCTGGCGCAGCACGTGGGTCACGCAGAGATCCTGCGTGAGCAGGTCCTCGCGGCCCGCTCCGGCTGA
- a CDS encoding NAD(P)H-binding protein, which translates to MSGEIDKKTRSTVLVAGGTGFVGRRLAAALDEAGHDVRVMTRKPDGYNGPGTAVYGDVGEPESLKEAMAGADAAYYLVHSLESENFEEIDAKAAAAFGDRAAQERVGQIIYLGGLGDDDDDLSAHLRSRRQVEKLLAQSGAPVTVLRAGIIVGHGGISWEITRQLVEHLPAMVTPKWVNTKTQPIAVDDVVRYLVGVLGNAEARGRVFEIGGPDVLKYRDMLTRVAEAQGQHLPIVPVPLLTPGLSSRWLSLVTDVDTETGRNLVDSMANEVIVRDDSIREVVPFELTGYDDAVRHALEERRAVR; encoded by the coding sequence GTGAGTGGGGAAATCGACAAGAAAACAAGGTCCACGGTTCTCGTCGCCGGCGGCACCGGGTTCGTGGGGCGGCGCCTGGCGGCTGCCCTCGACGAAGCCGGGCACGACGTACGGGTGATGACGCGGAAGCCGGACGGCTACAACGGCCCGGGCACCGCGGTCTACGGCGACGTCGGCGAGCCGGAGTCTCTGAAGGAGGCAATGGCGGGCGCAGACGCGGCGTACTACCTGGTGCACTCGTTGGAGTCGGAGAATTTCGAGGAGATAGACGCCAAGGCGGCCGCCGCGTTCGGTGACCGGGCAGCGCAGGAGCGCGTCGGCCAGATCATCTACCTCGGTGGGCTCGGGGATGACGACGACGACCTGTCGGCGCACCTGCGCAGCCGTCGTCAGGTCGAGAAGCTGCTCGCCCAGAGCGGTGCGCCGGTCACGGTGCTGCGCGCGGGCATCATCGTCGGGCACGGCGGCATCTCCTGGGAGATCACCCGCCAGCTCGTCGAGCACCTGCCGGCGATGGTGACGCCCAAGTGGGTGAACACCAAGACCCAGCCGATCGCCGTCGACGACGTGGTCCGCTACCTGGTCGGGGTCCTGGGCAACGCCGAGGCGCGTGGGCGGGTCTTCGAGATCGGTGGGCCCGACGTGCTGAAGTACCGCGACATGCTCACCCGGGTCGCCGAAGCCCAGGGCCAGCACCTGCCGATCGTGCCCGTCCCGCTGCTCACTCCCGGCCTGTCCTCGCGGTGGCTCTCGCTGGTCACCGACGTCGACACCGAGACCGGACGCAACCTGGTCGACTCGATGGCCAACGAGGTGATCGTCCGCGACGACAGCATCCGTGAGGTGGTGCCGTTCGAGCTGACCGGCTACGACGACGCCGTCCGGCACGCCCTCGAAGAACGGCGCGCGGTCCGGTGA
- a CDS encoding SDR family NAD(P)-dependent oxidoreductase → MSTTTGTAPLALVTGASSGIGRSLALQFLDHDFDVVVVAEDAAIDQLVADGGPRVHPIRADLATADGVQQVHRETQALGRPVAAAALNAGVGVGGAFTETDLDAHLNLVDLNVRSTVHLAKLLSQDMVERGEGRLLFTASIAATSPGPFHATYAASKAFVHSFAEGLRVELEPAGVTVTSLMPGPTDTAFFERAGMEDTKIGSGPKDDPDDVARDGFEALMAGRPHVVAGSLKNRAQAAVSTHLPDTISSKMQARMAKPGTAEDGKGTE, encoded by the coding sequence ATGAGCACCACGACAGGCACGGCGCCGCTGGCTCTGGTCACCGGCGCGTCCAGCGGCATCGGACGCTCGCTCGCCCTCCAGTTCCTCGACCACGACTTCGACGTCGTCGTGGTCGCTGAGGACGCAGCGATCGACCAGCTCGTCGCCGACGGCGGACCCCGGGTGCACCCGATCCGCGCGGACCTCGCCACGGCTGACGGCGTGCAGCAGGTCCACCGGGAGACCCAGGCGTTGGGCAGGCCGGTTGCCGCCGCCGCGCTGAACGCCGGGGTCGGCGTCGGGGGCGCCTTCACGGAGACCGACCTGGATGCCCATCTCAACCTCGTCGACCTCAACGTGCGCTCCACCGTGCACCTGGCCAAGCTCCTGTCGCAGGACATGGTCGAACGCGGGGAAGGTCGGCTGCTCTTCACCGCGTCGATCGCAGCGACCTCACCAGGCCCGTTCCATGCGACCTACGCAGCATCGAAGGCGTTCGTGCACTCCTTCGCCGAGGGTCTGCGCGTCGAGCTCGAACCCGCGGGGGTCACCGTGACGTCCCTGATGCCCGGACCGACGGACACCGCGTTCTTCGAACGTGCCGGCATGGAGGACACCAAGATCGGCTCCGGCCCCAAGGACGACCCCGACGACGTCGCCCGCGACGGCTTCGAGGCACTGATGGCGGGGCGCCCGCACGTCGTGGCCGGATCGCTGAAGAACCGCGCCCAAGCAGCCGTCTCCACGCACCTTCCGGACACGATCAGCAGCAAGATGCAGGCCAGGATGGCCAAGCCGGGCACCGCCGAGGACGGCAAGGGCACGGAGTAG
- a CDS encoding DUF1360 domain-containing protein, with product MVKLIRDDRVAEPLRAGVRRRYGGIDESKVAYLLQCPWCLSFWFGSALTLGRRRWPGATEMAARALAVSALTGLLSEQLDRPPRA from the coding sequence ATGGTCAAGCTCATCCGGGACGACCGGGTCGCAGAACCGCTCCGCGCTGGAGTCCGGCGGCGGTACGGGGGTATCGACGAGTCGAAGGTCGCCTACCTGCTCCAGTGCCCCTGGTGCCTGTCGTTCTGGTTCGGGTCCGCGCTCACGCTGGGGCGTCGCCGATGGCCGGGCGCCACCGAGATGGCCGCACGAGCGCTGGCGGTCTCTGCCCTCACCGGACTCCTCAGCGAGCAGTTGGACAGGCCACCCCGGGCATGA
- a CDS encoding methylenetetrahydrofolate reductase, with protein sequence MDIAARIRSGQGDFVLFAVTPPRRSTPAERLPEIARATVERLEHLDLDGLVLYDIDDESSRNPVERPFPFSPTVDPASYRTEHLGQWRTPVIVYRAVGKYQREDLQAWIAEQNPQRTLSVMVGAASSGATPSVTLGDAQALSAEVNPDLLLGGVAIPERHSRRENEHLRLIAKQEAGCRFFVTQVVYDLNAAKNLVSDYRYECAERGLTPVPIVFTFSVCGSMKTLEFLRWLGVDVPRWIENDLRHTTDPLAASLEQAAATAIELVDFCRRLGVPFGLNVESVSIRREEIEASVELAAQLLAHLRA encoded by the coding sequence GTGGACATTGCCGCTCGCATCCGCTCCGGCCAGGGAGACTTCGTCCTGTTCGCGGTCACCCCGCCGCGCCGCTCGACGCCGGCGGAGCGTCTTCCGGAGATCGCCCGCGCGACCGTCGAACGTCTCGAGCACCTCGACCTCGACGGGCTGGTCCTCTACGACATCGACGACGAGAGCTCGCGCAACCCGGTCGAGCGTCCGTTCCCGTTCAGCCCGACGGTCGACCCTGCCTCGTACCGGACCGAGCACCTGGGGCAGTGGCGCACACCGGTGATCGTCTACCGCGCTGTCGGCAAGTACCAGCGGGAGGACCTGCAGGCGTGGATCGCCGAGCAGAACCCGCAGCGCACCCTGTCGGTGATGGTCGGCGCTGCCTCGAGCGGAGCGACGCCGTCGGTCACCCTCGGGGATGCGCAGGCGCTGAGCGCCGAGGTCAACCCGGACCTGCTGCTGGGCGGGGTCGCGATCCCCGAGCGGCACAGCCGCCGAGAGAACGAGCACCTGCGTCTGATCGCCAAGCAGGAAGCCGGCTGCCGGTTCTTCGTGACCCAGGTGGTCTACGACCTCAACGCAGCCAAGAACCTCGTCTCCGACTACCGCTACGAGTGCGCCGAGCGCGGGCTGACGCCGGTGCCGATCGTGTTCACATTCTCGGTGTGCGGGTCGATGAAGACGCTGGAGTTCCTGCGCTGGCTCGGGGTCGACGTACCGCGGTGGATCGAGAACGACCTGCGGCACACGACCGACCCGCTGGCTGCCTCGCTGGAGCAGGCGGCGGCGACGGCGATCGAGCTGGTCGACTTCTGCCGGCGGCTCGGCGTGCCGTTCGGGCTCAACGTGGAGAGCGTCTCGATCCGGCGCGAGGAGATCGAGGCGTCGGTCGAGCTCGCGGCTCAGCTTCTGGCACACCTGCGCGCGTAG
- a CDS encoding SpoIIE family protein phosphatase produces the protein MTSPTASFDDVLEKLRDELGSDTASLLLLDESGEVLEPAASAGLGRVWRGATHVRVGAGFAGRIASERAPVLLDDVRPSTVLNPVLRHSGVRTLLGVPVESGVRLLGVLHVGSKQADHEFTAADVDQLKGSAAEIAERLSMKVGTDDHTAALALQRSLLPAAPPLIDGLDIAVRYLPADGDLGGDWYDVFTLPDGRVCLVMGDVQGHGLRAAVIMGRLRSALRAYALEHSDPATVLTLLDRKLCHFENNALATVAFAITEPPYEKLVISLAGHPPPIIARAGDGTAHPSDLSTDLLLGHLPDFERHSHTVDLEPGTVVALHTDGLTDVKPTFVGHANPYEYRMTRIRAAFTSGIDAETACANIIAGALGDDTLQDDVALLVLRRI, from the coding sequence GTGACTTCCCCAACGGCCTCGTTCGACGACGTCCTCGAGAAGCTCCGCGACGAGCTCGGGTCGGACACCGCCAGCCTGCTCCTGCTCGACGAGTCCGGCGAGGTTCTCGAGCCGGCAGCCTCGGCCGGGCTCGGACGGGTCTGGCGCGGCGCGACCCACGTGCGGGTCGGCGCTGGTTTCGCCGGGCGCATCGCCAGCGAACGCGCACCCGTGCTGCTCGACGACGTACGGCCCAGCACCGTCCTCAACCCGGTCCTGCGGCACTCGGGCGTCCGGACGCTGCTGGGCGTCCCGGTCGAGTCCGGCGTACGCCTCCTCGGAGTCCTCCACGTCGGCAGCAAGCAGGCTGATCACGAGTTCACCGCCGCCGACGTCGACCAGCTGAAGGGCAGCGCTGCCGAGATCGCCGAGCGACTCTCCATGAAGGTCGGCACCGACGACCACACGGCGGCCCTCGCGCTGCAGCGCAGCCTGCTGCCCGCTGCTCCCCCGTTGATCGACGGGCTCGACATCGCCGTGCGGTACCTGCCCGCAGACGGCGACCTCGGAGGCGACTGGTACGACGTCTTCACCCTGCCCGACGGGCGGGTGTGCCTGGTGATGGGCGACGTCCAGGGGCACGGCCTCCGCGCCGCCGTGATCATGGGCAGGCTCCGCAGTGCCCTGCGCGCCTACGCCCTGGAGCACAGCGACCCGGCCACGGTGCTCACCCTCCTGGACAGGAAGCTGTGCCACTTCGAGAACAACGCCCTGGCCACCGTTGCCTTCGCGATCACCGAGCCGCCGTACGAGAAGCTGGTCATCTCCCTGGCCGGACATCCGCCGCCGATCATCGCGCGGGCCGGGGACGGGACAGCACACCCCAGCGACCTGTCCACCGACCTGCTTCTCGGCCACCTTCCCGACTTCGAGCGCCACAGCCACACCGTCGACCTGGAGCCCGGGACGGTCGTCGCTCTGCACACCGACGGACTGACCGACGTCAAGCCGACGTTCGTCGGGCACGCCAATCCCTACGAGTACCGGATGACCCGGATCCGTGCAGCCTTCACCTCCGGCATCGACGCGGAGACGGCCTGCGCGAACATCATCGCCGGCGCGCTGGGCGACGACACCCTCCAGGACGACGTGGCCCTCCTGGTCCTCCGGAGGATCTGA
- a CDS encoding DUF4383 domain-containing protein: MSRHLGNPTTADLTSHDPARIRTIATIVAATFLLVGVLGFIPGVTTDFDDLTFAGHHSGAQLLGVFGVSVLHNLVHLAFGVVGLALARTSRGAFGYLIGGGIVYLVLTVYGLLVDRHADANFVPLDEADNWLHLFLGLGMVGLGLLFRRDVEDVAAASAR, translated from the coding sequence ATGTCACGCCACTTGGGCAACCCCACGACCGCCGATCTCACGTCCCACGACCCGGCTCGCATCCGCACGATCGCGACCATCGTGGCGGCCACCTTCCTCCTCGTCGGGGTCCTCGGCTTCATCCCCGGAGTCACGACCGACTTCGACGACCTCACCTTCGCCGGGCACCACTCGGGCGCCCAGCTCCTCGGAGTCTTCGGGGTCTCCGTCCTGCACAACCTGGTTCACCTGGCCTTCGGAGTCGTGGGCCTCGCCCTCGCCCGGACCTCACGGGGGGCATTCGGCTACCTGATCGGCGGCGGCATCGTCTACCTGGTGCTCACCGTGTACGGGCTGCTGGTCGACCGGCACGCGGACGCCAACTTCGTGCCGCTGGACGAGGCCGACAACTGGCTGCACCTGTTCCTCGGCCTGGGCATGGTGGGCCTCGGTCTTCTCTTCCGGCGCGACGTCGAGGACGTCGCGGCGGCCAGCGCACGGTGA
- a CDS encoding TetR/AcrR family transcriptional regulator, with product MTPKEAALAEEQTRGRPRDPSRDEAIIQAAIDTLIREGYDRLSMEGIAAAAGVGKSTVYRRWGSKAELVIDAMATLKPTIDSIDSGSLDGDIELLISASCSPHSEQLMKVMVSICSALPREPDLLEAFKTRFTEPRIARISGFLTRARERGELGPDFDIAMAASLLPSLMLQRVLMTGQPAGRAYAEQVVGSVLLPVLGRPPRPTSTSTENTP from the coding sequence GTGACCCCGAAGGAAGCCGCTCTCGCCGAGGAGCAGACGCGCGGTCGCCCGCGCGACCCGAGTCGCGACGAGGCGATCATCCAGGCGGCGATCGACACCCTGATCCGGGAGGGGTACGACCGTCTCTCGATGGAGGGCATCGCGGCGGCCGCCGGCGTCGGCAAGTCGACGGTCTACCGCCGGTGGGGCAGCAAGGCCGAGCTCGTGATCGACGCGATGGCCACCCTCAAGCCGACCATCGACTCCATCGACTCGGGCTCGCTCGACGGCGACATCGAGCTGCTGATCAGTGCCTCCTGCAGCCCGCACTCCGAGCAGCTGATGAAGGTGATGGTGAGCATCTGCTCCGCGCTCCCCCGCGAGCCGGACCTGCTCGAAGCATTCAAGACCCGCTTCACCGAACCGCGCATCGCGCGCATCAGCGGCTTCCTGACCCGTGCCCGCGAGCGCGGCGAGCTCGGACCCGACTTCGACATCGCGATGGCAGCGAGCCTGCTGCCCTCGCTCATGCTCCAGCGCGTCCTGATGACCGGGCAGCCGGCCGGACGCGCCTACGCCGAGCAGGTGGTGGGCAGCGTGCTGCTCCCCGTGCTCGGACGCCCCCCACGACCCACCTCGACCTCCACGGAGAACACCCCATGA
- a CDS encoding amidohydrolase family protein, whose protein sequence is MIDTHLHLVSFLQRAMSADDVVTALRANGDGLVVFGLPVKKKWAITEPEEPTYYLDDNAPCGSYSLTDVLVADLVAAARELLPEGDRALLAPTICGFDPTDRLAADHVEHLTGRDDCWVGIGEVLLRHDDLTEITYGENARAGHRALDDVLDICRSRGWPFTFHQDASSAGRSGQHEYVGEVRTMLVDHPDTVQVWAHAGASRRIAPEDHVALLADLLEAHRNLHVDLSWVMLDRIVDGGAGEADPAWVDLIEKFPDRFVLGSDAFGSLDGLADNLDRRQRLLDVLPRTVARMLAVENARRLWWSGA, encoded by the coding sequence ATGATCGACACCCACCTGCACCTGGTCAGCTTCCTGCAGCGCGCGATGTCGGCCGACGACGTGGTCACCGCCCTGCGCGCGAACGGCGACGGTCTGGTCGTCTTCGGGCTCCCGGTGAAGAAGAAGTGGGCGATCACCGAACCCGAAGAACCGACCTACTACCTCGACGACAACGCACCCTGCGGTTCGTACTCGCTCACCGACGTCCTGGTCGCCGACCTGGTGGCGGCAGCGCGCGAGCTGCTGCCCGAAGGTGACCGCGCCCTCCTCGCGCCGACGATCTGCGGCTTCGACCCGACCGACAGGCTCGCCGCCGACCACGTCGAGCACCTGACCGGTCGCGACGACTGCTGGGTCGGGATCGGCGAGGTGCTGCTGCGTCACGACGACCTGACCGAGATCACCTACGGGGAGAACGCACGAGCAGGTCATCGGGCCCTGGACGACGTCCTGGACATCTGCCGCTCCCGCGGCTGGCCGTTCACGTTCCACCAGGACGCCAGCTCCGCGGGACGATCAGGTCAGCACGAGTACGTCGGCGAGGTCCGCACGATGCTCGTCGACCACCCGGACACGGTGCAGGTCTGGGCGCACGCGGGGGCTTCGCGGCGGATCGCGCCGGAGGACCACGTCGCCTTGCTCGCCGACCTGCTGGAGGCACACCGGAACCTGCACGTCGACCTGTCGTGGGTCATGCTCGACCGCATCGTCGACGGAGGTGCCGGTGAAGCGGACCCGGCCTGGGTCGACCTCATCGAGAAATTCCCGGACAGGTTCGTCCTCGGCAGCGACGCGTTCGGCTCCCTCGACGGACTGGCGGACAACCTGGACCGTCGACAACGTCTCCTCGACGTCCTGCCGAGGACCGTGGCGAGGATGCTCGCCGTCGAGAACGCGCGACGGTTGTGGTGGAGCGGAGCCTGA
- a CDS encoding CPBP family intramembrane glutamic endopeptidase produces the protein MTRARRLRPVRDLFRKAAEKNETRPVVVRRRKVVAGTSVLGASLLGAGLSTEPGSRAFYGTTGAVAGIWTVGGFASGPLHRGWTPGPDNKLRRPLLTPLALGVGAFGAFYGAALVARRIPVLDRAISGVLDYADEGDDKLVLATTLANGIGEEIFFRGALYAALPEKPVLASTAIYTLSTTTTRNPALVLAAGVMGTLFGLQRRASGGLQAPVITHLTWSTLMLRFLPPLFRKPLPEHELPEEKSR, from the coding sequence GTGACCCGCGCGAGGAGGCTGCGCCCGGTCCGTGACCTGTTCCGGAAGGCAGCCGAGAAGAACGAGACGCGCCCCGTCGTCGTACGCCGCCGCAAGGTCGTCGCCGGCACCTCGGTTCTCGGCGCCTCACTGCTCGGTGCAGGGCTGTCGACCGAGCCGGGGTCGCGTGCCTTCTACGGCACCACCGGCGCGGTCGCGGGCATCTGGACCGTGGGCGGATTCGCCTCCGGTCCGCTGCACCGGGGGTGGACGCCCGGTCCGGACAACAAGCTCCGACGTCCGTTGCTGACGCCGCTCGCCCTGGGTGTCGGCGCGTTCGGTGCCTTCTACGGCGCAGCCCTGGTCGCGAGGCGTATACCCGTGCTGGACCGTGCCATCTCCGGCGTCCTCGACTACGCCGACGAGGGCGACGACAAGCTCGTGCTCGCCACCACGCTGGCCAACGGCATCGGGGAGGAGATCTTCTTCCGCGGTGCCCTGTACGCCGCGCTGCCGGAGAAGCCGGTGCTCGCCTCGACGGCGATCTACACGCTGTCGACCACGACCACCCGCAATCCGGCGCTCGTGCTCGCGGCCGGCGTGATGGGCACGTTGTTCGGGTTGCAGCGTCGTGCCTCGGGGGGTCTGCAGGCGCCGGTGATCACGCACCTCACCTGGTCCACACTGATGCTGCGGTTCTTGCCACCGCTGTTCCGCAAGCCCCTGCCCGAGCACGAGCTCCCCGAGGAGAAGTCACGATGA
- a CDS encoding SDR family NAD(P)-dependent oxidoreductase: MTESTLDRILDRSLLGGYSAIGYGLRRRHWRENDPAPGSMDGKRVIVTGANSGLGKAAALGLARLGATVYLLVRNEERGRAAVDDIARQIAGARLELEICDVSDLADVRRWASGFVETGQQVDVLIHNAGSLPEERTESPEGHELTVATHVLGPVLMTELLRPVLSGARVVLVSSGGMYAQKLPVDDPDFEEGTYRGATAYARSKRIQVALTPVLQQRWQNYGISVHAMHPGWADTPGVADSLPVFRALTRPVLRDAEQGADTIVWLAATQPGVAGGGFWHDRVQRPTSYRSGTEETPAEVERMWTWVAEAAGIER; encoded by the coding sequence ATGACCGAGTCGACGCTCGACCGGATCCTGGACCGCAGCCTGCTCGGTGGGTACTCGGCGATCGGCTACGGCCTGCGTCGGCGGCACTGGCGCGAGAACGACCCGGCCCCGGGATCGATGGACGGCAAGCGCGTGATCGTGACCGGCGCGAACTCGGGTCTCGGCAAGGCTGCTGCGCTCGGACTCGCGCGCCTCGGCGCGACCGTGTACCTGCTGGTCCGCAACGAGGAGCGCGGCAGGGCTGCGGTCGATGACATCGCCCGTCAGATCGCCGGCGCTCGGCTGGAGCTCGAGATCTGCGACGTCTCCGACCTCGCCGACGTACGCCGCTGGGCAAGCGGTTTCGTCGAGACCGGCCAGCAGGTCGACGTGCTGATCCACAACGCCGGCTCGCTGCCCGAGGAGCGCACTGAGTCGCCCGAGGGTCACGAGCTGACGGTGGCGACGCACGTGCTCGGTCCGGTGCTGATGACCGAGCTGCTGCGTCCGGTCCTCTCCGGCGCCCGCGTCGTCCTGGTCTCCTCGGGAGGCATGTACGCGCAGAAGCTGCCGGTCGACGACCCGGACTTCGAGGAGGGCACCTACCGCGGTGCCACGGCGTACGCGCGTTCCAAGCGGATCCAGGTCGCGCTGACCCCGGTGCTGCAGCAGCGGTGGCAGAACTACGGGATCAGCGTGCACGCGATGCACCCGGGCTGGGCCGACACCCCGGGCGTCGCCGACTCGCTGCCGGTGTTCCGTGCCCTCACCCGGCCGGTGCTGCGCGATGCCGAGCAGGGTGCCGACACGATCGTGTGGCTGGCCGCGACCCAGCCCGGCGTGGCCGGCGGCGGGTTCTGGCACGACCGGGTGCAGCGCCCGACCAGCTACCGGTCGGGGACCGAGGAGACGCCCGCCGAGGTCGAGCGGATGTGGACCTGGGTCGCGGAGGCCGCGGGCATCGAGCGCTGA